A part of Anaerolineales bacterium genomic DNA contains:
- a CDS encoding aldo/keto reductase yields the protein MMESRRLGRSGIIVSPLGLGTARMAGLGWREDIAPQVTPDAKREAVRGIQAAVDMGISLFDTAENYGQGVSESILGEALQGRHSGVVVVTKFGEDPIPGQEDPRSLEAAVVQQKCEASLRRLMFDCIDLYLLHRRDYPLERAPELMQVLEDLVHAGKIRYYGWSTDDIERARLFAGGEHCTAIEHRLNIFNDNPGMLELCQAQNLASLNRVPLLMGVLSGRWSTSTKLKKSDPRAVWFRDEGFLKLLACTQQIEPYLRADGRSCVQGALGWVWARSPVTIPLPGFRNMKQMKEIAQAQKFGALPVNAIQAINAQLMVMGIFS from the coding sequence ATGATGGAATCGCGTAGATTGGGACGGAGTGGCATTATCGTCAGCCCATTGGGATTAGGTACCGCTCGCATGGCGGGATTGGGCTGGCGCGAAGACATCGCGCCTCAAGTCACTCCTGATGCAAAAAGGGAGGCTGTTCGTGGGATTCAGGCAGCGGTTGACATGGGCATCTCCTTATTTGACACCGCAGAAAATTATGGCCAAGGTGTGAGTGAGAGCATTCTGGGAGAGGCGTTGCAAGGCCGTCACTCCGGAGTTGTGGTGGTAACTAAGTTCGGCGAAGATCCCATCCCGGGCCAGGAGGATCCAAGGTCGTTGGAGGCTGCAGTCGTTCAGCAGAAATGCGAAGCCAGCTTGCGTCGCCTGATGTTTGATTGCATCGATCTTTATCTATTGCACCGCCGGGATTACCCGCTCGAGCGAGCTCCGGAGTTGATGCAAGTGCTCGAAGACCTGGTACACGCAGGCAAGATCCGCTATTATGGCTGGAGCACTGATGACATTGAGCGGGCCAGGCTGTTCGCAGGCGGAGAGCACTGCACTGCCATCGAGCATCGCTTGAATATATTCAACGATAATCCAGGTATGCTCGAGCTCTGTCAGGCACAGAACCTGGCCAGTCTGAACCGAGTTCCACTGCTCATGGGAGTGCTCTCCGGCCGCTGGTCGACCTCCACGAAGCTTAAAAAGAGCGACCCGCGTGCGGTATGGTTTAGAGACGAGGGCTTCTTGAAGCTGTTAGCCTGTACGCAGCAAATTGAACCGTACCTGCGAGCTGATGGTCGTTCATGTGTACAAGGAGCGTTGGGGTGGGTATGGGCACGCTCTCCTGTAACAATTCCGCTGCCAGGGTTTCGCAATATGAAGCAAATGAAAGAAATAGCGCAAGCACAGAAATTTGGCGCGCTGCCTGTAAATGCTATACAGGCCATCAACGCGCAATTGATGGTAATGGGGATATTTAGCTAA
- a CDS encoding haloacid dehalogenase yields MTIWHNLSVQQVCDQLEAPAVGLSDEEVQARLRRWGSNRLQTRKTISPIKLFFKQFANYFILVLIFAAALAFAVSFLPGQGERKLTAYFILLIILVSVLLSFFEEYRSQRELEALGKLLQFHTTVLRQGVRREVDAEQIVPGDILVLSQGQKVAADARLIEAHSLRTDESTLTGESLGVDKGVEPVPTDTILAERSCMVYGSTFVTHGSGLAVVVGTGSASEVGQIATALGVMSERMTPFQVEVRKMARQMTWIIGFLAVLVAAILYFVMHEPLVDVALNTLSLAVATIPESLPIVLTFALSLGARQMSRRGAVVRNLSVVESLGSVDTICTDKTGTLTQNQMAVQQLMAGGQLVSLDKDLNYDGAVNALLQSAVLCNEASIDGGEGGKALGDPVDTALLTAAQQVGMDIDQLRTSAPRVQMIPFSSERKMMTSVHELDGQLVAFTKGAPGIVLAHCSVCEAGGHKYSMDDQRCQIVRKIIQQLQGQGMYVLGMGKKQLASDYDRSQVEQEMSFMGLLVLMDPPRPGADEAIARAKTAGIRVVMITGDNGLTAQAVAGRVGIGQHVVDARNLEGLTNSELFEEVRDVDIVARATPQVKQIILQELQKEGHFVAMTGDGVNDATALKQSDVGVAMGMRGTDIAKESSMMVLLDDNFATIVDAIQEGRRIFDNIRKFTNYLLSTSLGEVFVVLMLSIFGYFPLSAVMLLWINVVTDLIPASALAADPAVKNVMKRRPRRHNEPIMNKAIYATIAGSIFRTLIAYGLIFWVGLQLGGLVYARTMLFTAIVLHAFTRVMVVRQLDDLSIWSNPALLVSYAVAVGLQVLALYTPLRNVFGVVPLGWQAWVVMVAVTAASSFFGVYMTRWILKLVPLWDDKGPATEGQV; encoded by the coding sequence ATGACAATTTGGCATAATCTAAGTGTTCAACAGGTTTGTGACCAGTTAGAAGCACCAGCAGTGGGGCTATCAGATGAGGAAGTCCAGGCAAGGCTGAGGCGCTGGGGCAGCAACCGTCTGCAAACCCGTAAAACGATTTCCCCAATAAAACTGTTCTTCAAGCAATTTGCGAACTACTTCATCCTCGTGCTCATTTTCGCAGCCGCCCTGGCTTTCGCAGTCAGCTTCCTGCCCGGGCAAGGTGAGCGTAAGCTGACCGCCTACTTCATCCTTCTAATTATCCTGGTCAGCGTGTTGCTGAGCTTCTTCGAGGAATATCGCTCGCAGCGCGAGCTGGAAGCACTGGGAAAGCTCTTGCAGTTCCACACGACTGTGTTGCGCCAGGGAGTACGGCGAGAGGTTGACGCTGAGCAGATCGTTCCTGGAGATATTTTAGTCTTATCACAGGGCCAGAAAGTAGCAGCGGATGCCCGTTTAATTGAAGCACACAGCTTACGGACGGATGAATCGACATTAACTGGTGAAAGCCTGGGGGTTGATAAGGGCGTTGAGCCAGTCCCGACCGATACAATCCTGGCAGAGCGCTCGTGTATGGTATATGGGTCAACATTCGTCACCCACGGTAGCGGGCTGGCGGTGGTGGTGGGCACCGGGAGTGCTTCGGAAGTAGGGCAGATCGCCACCGCCCTGGGAGTGATGAGTGAGCGGATGACACCCTTCCAGGTGGAGGTACGCAAAATGGCGCGCCAGATGACCTGGATCATCGGTTTTCTGGCGGTCCTGGTGGCAGCTATCCTGTATTTCGTTATGCATGAACCCCTGGTGGATGTGGCACTGAACACCCTCAGCCTGGCGGTTGCCACGATCCCTGAGAGCTTGCCGATTGTGCTGACCTTCGCCTTATCGCTGGGAGCGCGACAGATGAGCCGCCGTGGGGCGGTGGTGAGGAACCTGTCGGTGGTCGAATCGCTGGGGAGTGTGGATACGATCTGCACTGATAAGACTGGCACCCTCACCCAGAACCAGATGGCCGTGCAGCAGCTGATGGCTGGCGGTCAGCTGGTGAGCCTGGATAAAGATTTAAATTACGATGGGGCAGTCAATGCCTTGCTGCAGTCAGCCGTCTTATGCAATGAAGCTTCGATCGATGGCGGGGAGGGTGGAAAAGCATTGGGCGACCCGGTGGACACCGCTCTGCTTACCGCTGCCCAACAGGTGGGGATGGATATCGACCAATTACGTACCAGCGCTCCACGGGTGCAAATGATCCCGTTCAGCTCGGAGCGCAAAATGATGACCAGTGTCCATGAGCTGGACGGGCAGCTGGTTGCCTTCACCAAAGGTGCCCCAGGGATCGTCCTGGCTCACTGTTCTGTGTGTGAAGCTGGGGGGCATAAGTACTCGATGGATGACCAGCGCTGCCAGATTGTGCGGAAAATAATCCAACAGCTGCAAGGGCAGGGAATGTACGTGCTGGGCATGGGAAAAAAGCAATTGGCCAGTGACTATGATCGCTCCCAGGTGGAGCAAGAAATGAGCTTCATGGGATTGCTGGTGCTCATGGATCCGCCGAGACCGGGTGCGGATGAAGCCATCGCCAGGGCGAAAACAGCCGGAATACGCGTGGTGATGATCACCGGCGATAACGGCCTGACTGCCCAGGCGGTGGCAGGCAGGGTGGGGATTGGTCAGCATGTGGTGGATGCCCGAAACCTGGAGGGACTGACTAATTCCGAGCTATTTGAAGAGGTGCGGGATGTAGATATCGTCGCCCGGGCAACACCCCAGGTCAAGCAGATCATCCTGCAGGAGCTGCAGAAAGAGGGTCACTTCGTCGCCATGACTGGCGATGGGGTGAATGATGCCACTGCCCTCAAGCAGTCGGACGTAGGGGTGGCGATGGGCATGCGTGGTACCGATATCGCCAAGGAATCATCCATGATGGTGCTGCTGGACGATAATTTTGCCACCATCGTAGATGCCATCCAGGAAGGCCGGCGCATCTTCGATAACATCCGCAAGTTCACCAACTACCTGCTCAGTACCAGCCTGGGGGAGGTGTTCGTGGTGCTGATGCTATCGATTTTCGGGTATTTCCCCCTTTCAGCGGTCATGCTGCTGTGGATCAATGTGGTCACAGACCTGATCCCGGCCAGCGCCCTGGCAGCTGACCCGGCAGTGAAAAATGTGATGAAACGCAGGCCTCGTCGCCACAATGAACCGATCATGAACAAGGCGATTTATGCCACCATTGCTGGGAGCATCTTCCGCACGTTGATTGCTTACGGGCTGATCTTCTGGGTAGGCCTGCAGCTGGGTGGATTGGTCTACGCCCGCACGATGTTATTCACTGCCATCGTGTTGCACGCCTTCACTCGCGTAATGGTGGTCAGGCAGCTGGATGACCTTTCAATCTGGTCGAACCCGGCTTTACTGGTTAGCTATGCTGTGGCCGTAGGCTTGCAGGTGCTGGCACTATACACCCCCCTGCGTAATGTCTTCGGCGTGGTGCCGCTTGGCTGGCAGGCTTGGGTGGTTATGGTCGCCGTTACTGCTGCCTCATCATTCTTTGGAGTATATATGACGCGCTGGATCCTTAAATTAGTGCCACTGTGGGATGATAAAGGGCCCGCAACCGAAGGGCAGGTGTAA
- a CDS encoding sulfurtransferase-like selenium metabolism protein YedF, which yields MMPDTDTVLLFTHNGLGHGEQALQHKLAGTYLKLLDEHNLLPGAICFYTEGVYLAVEGSPVIETLQSLERKGVPLILCSTCLNYYNIMDKVKVGIVGGMGDILEAQQRAAKVISL from the coding sequence ATGATGCCAGATACTGATACGGTGCTCTTATTTACCCACAATGGCCTTGGGCACGGGGAGCAGGCTTTACAACATAAACTGGCAGGTACATACCTGAAGCTTTTGGATGAGCACAACCTGCTGCCAGGGGCGATATGCTTCTATACCGAGGGTGTATATCTGGCTGTTGAAGGCAGCCCGGTGATTGAAACGCTGCAATCCCTTGAGCGCAAGGGTGTGCCACTGATCTTGTGCTCCACCTGCTTGAATTATTACAATATTATGGACAAGGTGAAGGTGGGTATCGTGGGTGGGATGGGCGACATCCTGGAGGCACAGCAAAGGGCTGCCAAAGTGATCAGCCTCTGA
- a CDS encoding peptidase, which produces MKKNTIYLFQVKGIPIGLDPSWFLVFALVTWILAVNYFPSEFKQWSLVQFWLVAAVTAILFFVSVFLHELGHSLVALGYKLPVKSITLYIFGGISEITSSPASPLQEFVVAVAGPLTSLLLAAFFYVIQVLFQGIAPVYASAKYLAYINALLGVFNLIPGFPLDGGRVFRAIVWAVTRNLRRATEIAGYLGQAIAFIFILLGVWLLFRGDWINGLWIAFIGWFLESAVVGQVQQERMHDLLAGHTVDQIMSRSCVMSPAEITLQELVNSYFLGQGQRCVVVMRLEQPVGFLTLHNIRELPREQWASTQAWQVMTPMDKVKVTGPKVELVKVLEEMGTDGVNQMPVMQDGQVEGMLTREDIVNYMKTLQKLEK; this is translated from the coding sequence ATGAAAAAGAATACGATTTACCTGTTCCAGGTGAAGGGCATCCCGATCGGGCTTGACCCGTCCTGGTTTCTTGTATTCGCCCTGGTGACCTGGATCCTGGCGGTTAATTATTTCCCATCAGAATTCAAGCAGTGGAGCCTGGTTCAATTTTGGTTGGTGGCTGCAGTGACAGCCATCCTGTTCTTCGTGAGCGTATTCCTGCATGAGCTGGGTCACTCGCTGGTTGCCTTGGGCTACAAGTTGCCCGTGAAGAGCATCACCCTGTACATATTTGGAGGGATTTCGGAGATAACTTCCTCGCCGGCCAGCCCGCTGCAGGAATTTGTGGTTGCCGTAGCTGGCCCGTTGACGAGCTTGCTTTTGGCAGCGTTTTTCTATGTGATACAGGTGCTATTTCAGGGTATCGCCCCGGTGTATGCCTCTGCCAAATACCTGGCTTACATCAACGCTTTGCTGGGCGTCTTCAACCTCATCCCGGGATTCCCGTTGGATGGGGGTAGGGTGTTTCGGGCCATCGTATGGGCGGTCACGCGTAACTTGCGCCGGGCAACGGAGATCGCCGGTTACCTGGGGCAGGCGATTGCCTTCATTTTCATCTTACTGGGGGTGTGGCTGTTATTCCGGGGAGACTGGATCAACGGCTTATGGATCGCCTTTATCGGCTGGTTCCTTGAGAGCGCGGTGGTAGGACAGGTGCAGCAGGAACGCATGCATGACCTGCTGGCTGGCCATACTGTGGATCAGATCATGAGCCGCTCGTGTGTGATGTCCCCGGCAGAGATCACCCTGCAGGAGCTGGTCAATAGTTACTTCCTGGGCCAGGGGCAGCGCTGCGTGGTGGTCATGCGCCTCGAGCAACCCGTGGGATTCCTGACCCTGCATAATATTCGTGAGCTGCCGCGTGAGCAGTGGGCCTCCACCCAGGCCTGGCAGGTGATGACCCCCATGGACAAGGTGAAGGTGACCGGTCCCAAGGTGGAGCTGGTGAAAGTTTTGGAGGAGATGGGGACTGATGGAGTGAACCAGATGCCGGTGATGCAGGATGGACAGGTGGAGGGCATGCTGACCCGCGAAGATATCGTTAATTACATGAAAACCCTGCAGAAACTGGAGAAGTAA
- a CDS encoding GNAT family N-acetyltransferase, with product MTDQPASINRNSVVSLREVTADTVRVICRLDVSEVQKHFVAPNSVSIAEAYFEPKAWFRAIYADETPVGFLMLYDNPEESEYFLWRFMVDAHYQKLGFGKTALDLLIAHVRTRPNAHALSLSCHPGDDGPEPFYRHYGFTLTGEFMGNEAVMRIDL from the coding sequence ATGACCGATCAACCCGCCAGTATTAACAGAAATTCGGTCGTCAGTTTACGCGAGGTGACCGCGGATACCGTCAGGGTCATTTGCCGCCTGGATGTTAGTGAGGTGCAAAAGCATTTCGTTGCACCCAACTCGGTCTCCATTGCCGAGGCTTATTTCGAACCCAAGGCCTGGTTTCGGGCTATCTATGCCGACGAGACGCCGGTGGGTTTCCTGATGCTGTACGATAACCCGGAAGAGAGCGAATATTTCCTGTGGCGTTTCATGGTCGATGCCCATTATCAGAAACTCGGCTTCGGCAAAACAGCCCTTGACCTGTTGATCGCCCATGTACGCACTCGGCCCAATGCCCACGCGCTCTCCCTCAGCTGCCACCCAGGTGACGATGGTCCCGAGCCGTTTTACCGCCATTATGGTTTCACCCTCACGGGTGAGTTTATGGGCAATGAAGCCGTAATGCGCATCGACCTGTAA
- the hisC gene encoding histidinol-phosphate transaminase, with translation MKLVEDYVVPWVKAAEPYSDKHMDIAWENPQVIRLMSNENLIAPSPKVVEAILEAARLGNLYPGSGPKLRQKLGQAAGLSAEHVVLGNGSTDVINFVVHTFVGPGDEAVISIPTFPMYEARVRVAGGVPVQVPMTADFYWDMKALLNAVTPKTKLIFICSPNNPTGNQIRLDDLLRILELGIPVFFDEAYFELENTVESRARMVEQYPHMMVNRTFSKAFGLAGFRIGYLLCDPHLASYFNRVRIPWNVSLISIAAALVGFEDSDDLEAKRQNVIAGRDTIFAEINQMDGLRAYPSEGNFVLIDASALGLSSAEIRDRMEARGIFIRPMSGHNMPRGFIRVTIGTPEQNQRFIHAFRELADEVRH, from the coding sequence ATGAAATTGGTTGAAGATTATGTCGTTCCGTGGGTAAAGGCTGCGGAACCTTATAGCGATAAACACATGGATATCGCCTGGGAAAATCCCCAGGTAATCCGCTTGATGTCTAATGAAAACCTGATTGCCCCTTCCCCAAAAGTGGTGGAAGCCATCCTTGAGGCTGCCAGGCTGGGAAACCTGTACCCAGGATCAGGGCCAAAGCTGCGGCAAAAATTGGGGCAAGCCGCTGGGTTAAGTGCTGAGCACGTCGTCTTGGGGAATGGCTCCACCGATGTGATTAACTTCGTGGTGCACACCTTCGTTGGGCCAGGAGATGAAGCGGTGATCTCCATCCCAACCTTCCCGATGTACGAAGCGCGCGTGCGCGTTGCCGGGGGAGTGCCAGTTCAAGTACCAATGACCGCAGACTTCTATTGGGATATGAAAGCCCTGCTGAATGCCGTCACACCCAAGACCAAGCTGATCTTCATCTGTTCACCCAACAACCCCACCGGTAACCAGATCAGGCTGGATGACCTGCTGCGCATCCTCGAACTGGGTATCCCCGTGTTTTTCGATGAAGCCTACTTTGAGCTGGAGAACACAGTGGAAAGCCGCGCCAGGATGGTGGAACAGTACCCGCATATGATGGTAAACCGCACCTTTTCCAAGGCTTTTGGCCTGGCGGGGTTCCGCATTGGCTACCTGTTGTGCGACCCGCACCTGGCCAGTTATTTCAACCGGGTACGCATCCCCTGGAATGTCAGCTTGATCTCGATTGCGGCGGCCCTGGTCGGCTTTGAGGACAGCGACGACCTGGAAGCCAAACGGCAGAATGTCATCGCCGGGCGAGACACGATCTTTGCAGAGATCAATCAAATGGACGGACTACGCGCCTACCCATCCGAAGGGAATTTCGTGCTCATCGATGCTTCCGCATTGGGACTTAGCTCGGCTGAGATCCGCGACCGCATGGAAGCCAGGGGAATTTTTATCCGGCCGATGAGCGGCCACAATATGCCGCGCGGATTTATCCGCGTCACCATCGGCACCCCTGAACAAAACCAGCGTTTCATCCATGCGTTCCGGGAGCTGGCCGATGAGGTGCGCCATTAA